The Nerophis lumbriciformis linkage group LG24, RoL_Nlum_v2.1, whole genome shotgun sequence genome includes a region encoding these proteins:
- the kat8 gene encoding histone acetyltransferase KAT8 — protein sequence MDADLDPTQADNDGGDLDARIPTACSSNGSGGEDDEAEAHVREAGGSVSQLTPDRTGLLGREQEVSVEIGGTYLCQRADKTWHAAEVIQSRLNEQEGREEFYVHYVGFNRRLDEWVGKARLALTKTVKDAVRKSVEIGGVGDLGEQPERKITRNQKRKHDEINHVQKTYAEMDPTTAALEKEHEAITKVKYVDKIQIGNFEIDAWYFSPFPEDYGKQPKLWICEYCLKYMKYEKTFRHHLSHCQWKQPPGKEIYRRSNISVYEVDGRDHKIYCQNLCLLAKLFLDHKTLYFDVEPFIFYILTEVNKQGAHIVGYFSKEKESPDGNNVACILTLPPYQRRGYGKFLIAFSYELSKLESAVGSPEKPLSDLGKLSYRSYWSWVLLEILRDFRGTLSIKDLSQMTSITQSDIISTLQSLNMVKYWKGQHVICVTPKLVEEHLKSAQYKKPPITVDTMSLKWAPPKNKQAKLSKK from the exons ATGGACGCGGATCTGGACCCGACTCAGGCGGACAACGATGGCGGAGATCTGGACGCTCGCATTCCGACTGCGTGCTCGTCGAACGGCAGCGGCGGAGAGGACGACGAGGCTGAGGCTCACGTTCGAGAAGCGGGAGGCTCCGTTAGTCAGCTCACGCCAGACCGAACCGGGCTACTCGGCAGGGAACAAGAAGTGTCGGTGGAAATTGGAGGAACTTATTTGTGTCAACGCGCCGACAAAACATGGC ATGCCGCCGAAGTCATTCAGTCCCGACTCAATGAGCAGGAAGGAAGAGAGGAGTTCTACGTGCACTACGTGGGAT TCAACAGACGTCTGGACGAGTGGGTAGGCAAGGCTCGCCTGGCGCTCACCAAGACGGTGAAGGACGCTGTGAGGAAGAGCGTGGAGATCGGCGGCGTGGGCGACCTCGGAGAACAACCTGAGCGCAAGATCACGCGCAACCAAAAACGCAAACATGACGAGATCAACCACGTGCAGAAG ACGTACGCCGAGATGGACCCGACCACGGCCGCACTGGAGAAGGAACACGAGGCG ATCACCAAAGTCAAATACGTGGACAAGATTCAGATCGGAAACTTTGAAATCGACGCTTGGTACTTCTCGCCGTTCCCCGAAGACTACGGCAAGCAGCCCAAACTTTGGATCTGCGAGTACTGCCTGAAGTACATGAAGTACGAGAAGACCTTCAGACACCACCTG tCCCACTGCCAGTGGAAGCAGCCTCCAGGCAAAGAGATCTACAGGAGAAGCAACATCTCCGTGTACGAGGTGGATGGACGTGACCACAAG ATCTACTGTCAGAACTTGTGTCTGCTGGCCAAGCTCTTCCTGGACCACAAGACTCTGTACTTTGACGTGGAGCCCTTCATCTTCTACATCCTCACCGAGGTCAACAAACAAGGAGCGCACATCGTTGGCTACTTCTCCAAA GAGAAAGAGTCTCCGGACGGGAACAACGTGGCGTGTATTCTCACGCTGCCGCCTTACCAACGCCGAGGCTACGGGAAGTTCCTCATCGCCTTCA gctacGAGCTGTCCAAGCTTGAGAGTGCGGTGGGTTCCCCCGAGAAGCCCCTGTCAGATCTGGGCAAGCTGAGTTACAGAAGCTACTGGTCCTGGGTTCTTCTGGAGATCCTACGAGATTTCCGAGGAACGCTTTCCATCAAAGACCTCAG CCAGATGACCAGCATCACGCAGAGCGACATCATCAGCACGCTGCAGTCGCTCAACATGGTCAAGTACTGGAAAGGTCAGCACGTCATCTGCGTCACGCCCAAACTGGTGGAGGAGCACCTCAAGAGCGCCCAGTACAAGAAACCGCCCATCACAG TGGACACCATGAGCTTGAAGTGGGCACCTCCCAAGAACAAACAGGCCAAGTTGTCCAAGAAGTGA
- the rnf25 gene encoding E3 ubiquitin-protein ligase RNF25: MMLTSSSSVQCEIEVLQSIYLEDLQVTRTQDGAWEVSLVLYPSTAEDSGSQFVRLTLKLTLDQQYPCSSPHISIHNPRGLSDNKLSSVHKCLQMEAESCVGSPVLYQLIEKAKEILTESNIPHGNCVICLYGFKEGETFTKTCCYHYFHSHCLGRYASHSEKELRLREKELAEDKTATRHQELTVVCPVCREPLAYDLDHLLASAAPLLPELDGVGLGSSFQQKWRELQKVLERQQRRGGVIDPEMESNRFLIHTNEAPPVDEDAIQDPAPACASQEGPLPSRHFIPAPTHCRGAHAHRRHSRGRGPRRGGGPKPHHARGAPLAEHMDGLSLSSHASEGSPGANTEGRTEFRETREPKPTHFVYRQAGNRGLKCSAGGGPQRGRRRGPPQHHHWDPRASRGGAPCQQRVGDREEGL; the protein is encoded by the exons ATGATGTTGACTTCCTCCTCCAGTGTGCAGTGTGAGATAGAAGTTCTGCAGTCCATCTACTTGGAGGACCTGCAGGTCACCAGGACACAGGATGG GGCCTGGGAGGTCAGCCTGGTTCTGTATCCGTCCACAGCCGAGGATTCCGGCTCCCAGTTCGTCCGACTCACCCTGAAGTTGACCCTGGACCAGCAG tatCCGTGCTCGTCTCCGCACATTTCCATCCACAACCCGCGTGGTCTGTCGGACAACAAGCTGAGCAG TGTACACAAATGTCTGCAGATGGAAGCCGAGTCGTGCGTCGGCTCGCCCGTCTTGTATCAGCTGATCGAG AAAGCCAAAGAAATCCTGACTGAAAGCAACATACCTCATGGAAACTGCGTCATCTGCCTCTACGGCTTCAAG GAGGGGGAGACATTCACCAAAACCTGCTGCTACCACTACTTCCACTCACACTGCCTGGGCCGCTACGCCAGCCACTCGGAGAAGGAGCTCCGCCTCCGAGAGAAGGAACTGGCTGAGGACAAGACGGCAACACGCCATCAG GAGCTGACGGTGGTGTGTCCTGTTTGCCGCGAGCCTTTGGCCTACGACCTGGATCACCTGCTGGCCAGCGCCGCCCCCCTGCTGCCCGAG TTGGACGGCGTCGGCCTCGGGTCCAGTTTTCAACAGAAGTGGCGAGAACTTCAAAAGGTTCTGGAGAGACAACAGAGGAGAGGTGGAGTCATCGATCCCGAGATGGAATCCAACCGTTTCCTCATCCACACTAACGAG GCGCCACCTGTTGATGAAGACGCCATCCAGGACCCGGCGCCAGCCTGCGCCTCGCAGGAGGGTCCACTGCCATCGCGACACTTCATTCCCGCGCCGACGCACTGCCGAGGCGCTCACGCCCACAGGCGCCACAGCCGCGGCAGGGGTCCGAGGCGAGGCGGCGGGCCCAAGCCGCATCACGCCAGAGGTGCGCCTCTCGCAGAACACATGGACGGACTCAGCCTGTCCTCGCACGCCTCCGAGGGGTCACCGGGCGCCAACACAGAGGGACGCACGGAGTTCCGAGAGACGCGCGAACCAAAACCGACCCACTTCGTGTATCGTCAGGCAGGAAATCGCGGCCTGAAATGTTCTGCAGGTGGGGGGCCCCAGCGTGGCAGGAGGAGGGGTCCCCCGCAACACCACCACTGGGACCCCAGAGCATCGAGAGGGGGCGCTCCCTGCCAGCAGAGGGTGGGGGACAGGGAGGAGGGGCTATGA